The Harpia harpyja isolate bHarHar1 chromosome 13, bHarHar1 primary haplotype, whole genome shotgun sequence genome contains a region encoding:
- the SYNDIG1 gene encoding synapse differentiation-inducing gene protein 1, which yields MDGLVEQNSVLMHNKIAEAGKRNGLINTRNLVAESRDGLVSVYPTPQYQTHRAGSLSSPSCLENGRNDPVQQLLDPNMLQQTVESHYRPNIILYSENVLRSWGESIGSECCETTFIEDRSPTKDSLEYPDSKFIDLSADDIKIHTLSYDVEEEEDFQELESDYSSDTESEDNFLMMPPRDHLGLTVFSYALLLLAIGNCCL from the exons ATGGATGGCTTGGTTGAGCAGAACAGCGTGCTAATGCACAATAAGATCGCTGAAGCCGGGAAAAGGAATGGTTTAATTAATACAAGGAACTTAGTGGCAGAGAGCCGAGATGGTCTGGTCTCTGTGTACCCGACCCCCCAGTACCAGACCCACCGAGCGGGCAGCCTTTCCTCTCCGAGCTGCCTAGAGAACGGCAGGAATGACCCCGTGCAGCAGCTCCTGGACCCCAACATGCTGCAGCAGACGGTGGAGTCTCACTACCGGCCCAACATCATCCTCTACTCGGAGAACGTGCTGCGCTCGTGGGGCGAGAGCATCGGCTCGGAGTGCTGTGAAACTACCTTCATCGAGGACCGCTCTCCCACCAAAGATAGCCTGGAGTACCCGGACAGCAAGTTCATCGATCTCTCAGCGGATGACATCAAGATTCACACTCTGTCCTATGAtgtggaggaagaagaggatttCCAGGAGCTAGAG AGCGATTACTCAAGTGACACCGAAAGCGAAGACAATTTCCTGATGATGCCACCAAGAGATCATCTCGGCCTCACTGTCTTCTCCTatgctctgctgcttctggccATTGGGAATTGCTGCCTTTAA